The DNA segment CGTTTTTTCAtgtcaaaagaaacaaaaaataaaaattaaattctataataataataataataataataataataataataataataataataataataatgagaagatcaagaaatgaataaagaaaattaataaatatgcAGCTGGACAAAAGTTTTGTATTTATGTAGGTCTAAAATGAACAAGATCACAATGgaaataaattgaaataaacAAATCAGTACACAGtacatatatgtttgtttgttttttgtttatgtttttttttccattatttcaaCTATGTAATTCATTAAACTGTGGAAACATGGCCAGGTAAACATATACAGCCTACTAATGTAGTCTCTCTTAGTCAATATATGAAAACGATATTAATTATATTAATCTCCCaataaattaaattgaattaaatgtCTGATAATCAATCAAATTCTGATATTTGACATTATTTCCAAATTAATTTATCGTAACTTTTATATTAGTCCATAATGTCTCATGTAGGAATTGCATATGATGAAATCCTGTCggggatatatattttttttaaaactcaaatTAATTATGAAAGAACGTCTCcactcattttttatttatttatttattttactattttatttgGTGAATGACTAGCCTCAATGAAAACACGCCCACTATTTCTGGTGAAAACACAATTTCCCATGTGCCTTTGCGATAGGAACAACAAAGATGGCGATTCAGCTCGGTGTACCTGGACGTGATATGAATAGTTAAACGTCCTGTAGATGAGCTAAAGAAACGACATTCCGCATAGCACTGCAGAAAAAGTACCAGAGGACTTGAACTACACCACTCTGCTCTATCTACGCCGGTATACTAGCAGACATTATGCCGTCTCCTAAAGCCAAAAACCCGGCTCGTAGCGGAGGCAGCCCGGTGCTCGGCAGCTCCAACGGGCGCTACGAGTTCATTTCCTTGACGAAGCCGCTGAACCGGTCCTCCCCGTCGCACCTGCTCCAGCGCCAGGGCTCCGACCCGACCGCCGCCCGGCTCCGAGCCTCGGAGAGCCCTACCCGGCGCAGGGGCTCCAGCTCCTCCACGGGCAGCGGACAGGGGCTGCCAGAGGAGGACGGCATACGGCTCAACCCGTCCTTCATCCGCGTGGCGCTCAGTTCGCTGCTGGCCATCGACCTGTGGATGTCCAAGCGGCTGGGGGTGTGCGCCTGTGAGGACTCGTCCTGGGGCAGTGTTCGGCCGCTGATGAAACTCCTAGAGATCTCAGGACATGGCATCCCGTGGCTGGCTGGAACTGCCTACTGTCTGTATAAGAGTGACAGCGCTGCGGGGCAAGAAGTCATGCTCAACCTCTTCATGGGTAAAACACcctttttccctgttgttgtcgTCACTGCCTTCCTCTTGCAGGAGTTAATCAGTGTGCATCTCCTTCATACACAGAG comes from the Sphaeramia orbicularis chromosome 4, fSphaOr1.1, whole genome shotgun sequence genome and includes:
- the plpp6 gene encoding polyisoprenoid diphosphate/phosphate phosphohydrolase PLPP6 produces the protein MPSPKAKNPARSGGSPVLGSSNGRYEFISLTKPLNRSSPSHLLQRQGSDPTAARLRASESPTRRRGSSSSTGSGQGLPEEDGIRLNPSFIRVALSSLLAIDLWMSKRLGVCACEDSSWGSVRPLMKLLEISGHGIPWLAGTAYCLYKSDSAAGQEVMLNLFMGLLVDLVLVTIVKAVVRRRRPAHNRMDMFATFSVDRYSFPSGHSTRAALCGRFLLAHLVLAAPLRVLVQLWVGLVGLSRVLLGRHNVTDVLFGFWMGYCQYNLVEMLWLSPQMLQGLLGQLV